One region of Wyeomyia smithii strain HCP4-BCI-WySm-NY-G18 chromosome 3, ASM2978416v1, whole genome shotgun sequence genomic DNA includes:
- the LOC129728551 gene encoding uncharacterized protein LOC129728551 has translation MLFGRPEIIINSLIQEVNKIPDPTAENLTSIIDFALGVRNLVATMQASNMEEHLRNISVLQGLVDRLPPMIQLNWATFRLGLQQASLLDFSEWLYKLAEAASVVSPSSIAGAAGKPRRGRKDDGFLNTHLGNSSNDFDDDCGSSLTLIEESLAAELKLKGEKHPLCLRWTADTCRYEESAKRVEVNESGTRNQKSKRRLTDVYTVKELKLPAQSLSIEKLSASHSHLRGIPVDSYTNVRPRILIGMDNIRIIHPLKYREGKEHEPIAAKTRLGWLIYGTCLAFTKAKEKTAPYSYHICAHSYSENNSSDGDLNVAVKNYFALESLGIYKPNILPTSDADNRAMNILRTTTTYQDGRYQTGLLWKFDDIRLPNSKPMALQRHVCLMKKMHREPQLAKALQDKIADYLKKGYIRKLSPNEITAPMDRVWYLPIFPVFNPNKPGKMRIVWDAATTVSGISLNSVLLKGPDLLTSLPSVLYKFRERRVAISGEIREMYHQVLINDSDQHCQRFLWCDGQTEKTPCEYAMRVMTFGATCSPGTAQFIMNKNATRFEKDYPVAVDAIRRRHYVDDMLASVDTEAEAIALAKGVRYVHQQGGFEMRNWISNSPTVLQALKVGASAEKCLDMDTQLGFEKVLGLWWDTSNDVFQFRLSTDRYYDLLHGHKHPTKREILRTLMCVYDPLGLIANYLMFLKTLLQEIWRTGTEWDEPIGEKQLQKWRIWLRLLPQVESIRIPRWYGSPQCSGSGKVELHTFTDASETGFAAVSYLRFEENNRIHCALLSAKTRVAPLKFVSIPRLELQAAVVGTRLANSLQESHTIKITRRYFWTDARDVMCWLHSDHRRYSQFVAYRVGELLESTNLSEWRWVPSKLNVADEGTKWQRLPDLSSSSRWFQGPAFLWKSQAKWPVTPSEFETTTEEIRSNLLHHSELNHGSLDAG, from the exons ATGCTGTTTGGTCGCCCAGAGATTATTATCAATTCTCTGATTCAGGAGGTGAATAAAATTCCTGACCCCACAGCGGAAAACTTAACTTCCATCATAGATTTCGCGCTCGGCGTTCGGAACCTGGTTGCTACAATGCAAGCCAGCAACATGGAGGAACACCTACGCAatatttcggttttgcaagGGTTAGTTGATCGACTGCCGCCAATGATACAACTAAACTGGGCAACATTTCGTTTAGGGTTGCAGCAAGCCTCGTTGTTGGATTTCAGTGAATGGCTATATAAATTAGCTGAAGCAGCCAGTGTGGTCTCGCCTTCATCGATTGCTGGGGCAGCTGGTAAACCTAGGCGTGGTCGAAAGGACGATGGTTTTCTAAACACGCATTTGGGAAACTCAAGCAACGACTTCGATGATG ACTGTGGATCCTCGCTGACTTTGATCGAAGAAAGTTTAGCGGCTGAGCTCAAGTTAAAGGGGGAAAAGCACCCATTATGCCTCAGATGGACTGCTGACACTTGTCGCTACGAAGAGTCAGCAAAAAGAGTAGAGGTAAATGAATCAGGAACAAGGAATCAGAAAAGCAAACGTCGTCTTACTGACGTTTATACAGTGAAAGAGCTAAAGCTACCCGCCCAATCCTtatcgattgaaaaattgtcgGCAAGCCACAGCCATCTGCGAGGAATACCCGTAGACTCGTACACCAATGTACGACCTCGTATTCTGATAGGTATGGACAACATTCGAATCATACACCCGTTAAAATACCGGGAAGGTAAAGAACACGAACCAATTGCCGCCAAAACGAGGTTGGGATGGCTGATATACGGAACTTGTCTAGCATTCACTAAAGCGAAAGAAAAAACTGCCCCGTATAGTTATCACATCTGTGCGCACTCCTATAGTGAGAATAATAGTAGTGATGGCGACCTTAACGTCGcggtaaaaaattattttgctcTTGAAAGCCTCGGAATCTATAAACCAAACATTCTTCCTACGTCCGACGCTGACAACCGCGCAATGAACATTCTTCGTACTACGACAACCTACCAAGATGGGCGTTATCAAACAGGGCTTCTGTGGAAGTTTGATGATATAAGACTTCCCAACAGTAAACCTATGGCCTTACAAAGGCATGTCTGTCTTATGAAAAAGATGCATCGTGAACCTCAGTTGGCAAAAGCACTACAAGACAAAATAGCCGACTACTTAAAAAAAGGTTATATCCGTAAGCTCTCACCTAATGAAATCACAGCGCCGATGGATCGTGTGTGGTATTTACCTATATTCCCGGTCTTTAATCCAAACAAACCGGGAAAAATGCGAATTGTGTGGGACGCGGCCACAACAGTCTCGGGTATTTCGCTTAACTCAGTCCTTCTAAAAGGACCAGATTTATTGACATCCTTGCCATCAGTGCTGTACAAATTTCGCGAGCGACGGGTGGCTATAAGCGGTGAGATCCGCGAAATGTACCACCAGGTATTAATAAATGATAGCGATCAGCATTGCCAACGCTTCCTATGGTGTGATGGACAGACAGAGAAAACTCCTTGCGAATATGCTATGAGAGTCATGACCTTCGGGGCAACGTGTTCCCCTGGCACTGCTCAGTTCATTATGAACAAAAATGCGACTCGGTTCGAGAAGGATTATCCAGTGGCGGTAGATGCAATTCGACGGCGACACTATGTGGATGATATGCTCGCTAGCGTAGATACAGAAGCTGAAGCTATTGCACTGGCTAAAGGAGTGCGCTACGTGCACCAACAAGGAGGATTCGAAATGAGAAATTGGATATCCAATTCACCTACCGTGTTACAGGCTCTGAAGGTCGGCGCCTCGGCTGAAAAATGTCTCGATATGGATACGCAGCTCGGTTTCGAAAAGGTATTGGGATTGTGGTGGGATACCTCTAACGATGTTTTTCAGTTCAGACTCTCTACGGATCGATATTATGACTTGCTTCACGGGCACAAACATCCCACCAAGCGAGAAATTTTACGCACGCTTATGTGTGTTTACGATCCTTTAGGACTAATTGCGAATTATTTGATGTTCCTCAAAACACTTTTGCAAGAAATTTGGCGTACCGGGACAGAATGGGATGAACCGATTGGAGAAAAACAACTCCAAAAATGGAGAATATGGCTACGGTTGCTACCACAAGTGGAATCAATACGGATTCCCAGGTGGTACGGCTCCCCACAGTGTTCAGGATCAGGAAAAGTAGAGCTACATACCTTCACTGACGCCAGCGAAACTGGATTCGCGGCTGTCTCATACCTGCGATTTGAGGAAAATAACCGCATTCACTGTGCTCTGTTGAGCGCCAAAACACGCGTAGCACCACTGAAGTTCGTATCTATTCCTCGTCTTGAGCTTCAAGCAGCAGTCGTTGGAACACGGCTCGCCAATAGTTTACAAGAAAGTCACACAATTAAAATAACACGTCGCTACTTTTGGACTGATGCTCGCGATGTCATGTGTTGGCTTCATTCAGATCACCGTCGCTACTCACAATTTGTCGCTTACCGTGTTGGTGAGCTACTTGAATCAACTAATCTCTCCGAATGGCGGTGGGTGCCGAGTAAGTTGAATGTGGCAGACGAGGGCACCAAATGGCAACGTCTACCCGACTTGAGCAGCAGTAGTCGTTGGTTTCAAGGGCCTGCCTTTCTATGGAAGTCACAAGCAAAATGGCCAGTAACTCCGTCCGAATTCGAAACGACAACTGAAGAGATTCGCTCAAATCTACTGCACCATTCGGAACTAAATCACGGTAGTCTAGACGCAGGTTAA